The DNA window ATAAACTACACTTTTTTGCTTGCTGATACACCCGCATAATCATGGATGTACCCATGATGTCCACCAGCGGTTTTCCGGGAAATCGGCTGGATGCATAGCGCGCGGGAATAACACCTAGAATTTTCATTAATGTTCCCTTACCATGAGTGAATCACTGAGCGCTTTTAATAAGTGCTTCATTTTTTCATCACCTTTAATTGCGTTAAGGTGAGTTATAGCATTCGAATAAAATTTGTCCATTTCCTTACGTGTTTTTTCCTGAATGGAAAGGTCCTCGTAGATCGACAAAACTTCTTTTATTTTTAAATCTTCGGGTAAATGATTGGAGCGAATTAGTTGACGGAGCTCATCCGATTTTTCGCGATTTTCCGAATGGAGTGCGCTCAACATTAAAAATGTTTTTTTGTTGGCGGCTATGTCACCTCCTACTTTTTTCCCAAATTTTTCCGGATCACCAAAAGCATCCAGAAGATCATCTTGTAATTGAAACGCTATACCAAGATTTTTTCCGAATTCATATAAGTGTTCTGCATTCTCCTCTGAAGCATCGGCAAGAATAGCGCCGATTTTTAATG is part of the Flavobacteriales bacterium genome and encodes:
- a CDS encoding polyprenyl synthetase family protein — its product is EVCEGQQFDMEFETRDDVSIDEYIEMIALKTSVLLGGALKIGAILADASEENAEHLYEFGKNLGIAFQLQDDLLDAFGDPEKFGKKVGGDIAANKKTFLMLSALHSENREKSDELRQLIRSNHLPEDLKIKEVLSIYEDLSIQEKTRKEMDKFYSNAITHLNAIKGDEKMKHLLKALSDSLMVREH